The stretch of DNA TTACAAGACGAATTGTTTCGGCATTTTGCAAAAATACAGCCCCTTTAGGCCCACCGGCTCCAATCTCGGCTTCAATAAAAAGCATGGGGCGTTGTTCTACTTTAGCACGCCCGACTCCGACTTTTTTGGAGTTTCCGTTATGATCAACAATCAAAACTTCGTCGCCTGCTTTAATTTCTTCAAGATAACGAGTTTTATCACCGGGACAAATTGCATAAGCATGCACAGCACCGGCGTTAATGCGAAAAGGTCTTGCCGCAACATAATCGTTGTGTTCTGTCTCTGCATTCACCAAAAAAGTAAAGGCACTGGAATTTCCGACCAACATACCCTGCCCTTTTTGCAACATGCTCATAGTATCAACACAGACTCTATGACCAAGTCCAACAGGCTCAATTTTTGTTAAAGTAGCACGCACAAGCTCTATTTTTCCTTGTGAAATACTAAGATCGGCAATAATGCCTTTTAAATCGCCGACAGCTTCAGGACAAACAAC from Desulfovibrio litoralis DSM 11393 encodes:
- a CDS encoding 3-dehydroquinate synthase II family protein, whose translation is MPKILFKCVPFDKSALTLALESGVDGLILPKNAVEDCKGLARCQIFEAESFSFIKLNSKKDEEKAVEQLKNGKKVVISHGWEIIPIENLLAQSSQVAVEVHSKSEALLAAGILEVGVDTVVVCPEAVGDLKGIIADLSISQGKIELVRATLTKIEPVGLGHRVCVDTMSMLQKGQGMLVGNSSAFTFLVNAETEHNDYVAARPFRINAGAVHAYAICPGDKTRYLEEIKAGDEVLIVDHNGNSKKVGVGRAKVEQRPMLFIEAEIGAGGPKGAVFLQNAETIRLVNANGEPVSVVQLKVGDTVLCHTDMAGRHFGMRIVEDIIEA